One window from the genome of Micromonospora aurantiaca ATCC 27029 encodes:
- a CDS encoding DUF3626 domain-containing protein → MILGPVSVATLTAAQSAALRHVRDVALRDRPAALAVIARHLAASGARYRYEEVVAAVTGYGRLNVNFHPDRVLRDGRTVVEALDEEGVYRSQFETGISNGGLTAYPGGDRDVWEQAMFGGAYQRPGVLPTERPKYGGLNLLDHADGACPRFGSCHLRLRPEVLARATFSFGDSHIEPTEFGTVDVFEPVFAAVLTATAGTGVALGVAGMDTGTLLRTLLRRRERESGRVGRALDDYIEAQVHGEISLARDVEALVVDPSFRGTDVGRRLEGIAARHGVALRFHPGFVLPVDAVDAEFRGPDIPPLAVRVAAEFARPGEPLHAALVGRAAASVVREPQRWADRGPAAVTLQHLKQLWHVLVRFGVPA, encoded by the coding sequence GTGATACTCGGGCCCGTGTCCGTCGCCACACTCACCGCCGCCCAGTCCGCCGCGCTGCGCCACGTCCGCGACGTCGCGCTGCGCGACCGCCCGGCGGCGCTCGCCGTCATCGCCCGCCACCTCGCCGCCTCCGGCGCCAGGTACCGGTACGAGGAGGTCGTCGCCGCGGTGACCGGGTACGGGCGCCTGAATGTCAACTTCCACCCCGACCGGGTGCTGCGGGACGGCCGCACAGTGGTCGAGGCGCTGGACGAGGAGGGCGTCTACCGCAGCCAGTTCGAGACCGGCATCTCCAACGGCGGGCTGACCGCGTACCCGGGCGGCGACCGGGACGTCTGGGAGCAGGCGATGTTCGGCGGCGCGTACCAGCGTCCCGGCGTGCTCCCCACGGAGCGCCCGAAGTACGGCGGCCTGAACCTGCTCGACCACGCCGACGGCGCGTGCCCCCGGTTCGGTTCGTGTCACCTGCGGCTGCGCCCGGAGGTGCTGGCCCGGGCGACGTTCAGCTTCGGTGACAGCCACATCGAGCCCACCGAGTTCGGCACCGTCGACGTCTTCGAGCCGGTGTTCGCGGCGGTGCTGACCGCCACCGCCGGTACCGGCGTCGCCCTGGGCGTGGCCGGCATGGACACCGGCACGCTGCTGCGGACGCTGCTGCGCCGCCGGGAACGGGAGTCCGGGCGGGTCGGCCGGGCGTTGGACGACTACATCGAGGCGCAGGTGCACGGCGAGATCAGCTTGGCCCGCGACGTCGAGGCGCTCGTGGTCGACCCGTCGTTCCGCGGCACCGACGTGGGGCGCCGCCTGGAGGGCATCGCCGCGCGGCACGGCGTGGCGCTGCGCTTCCACCCCGGCTTCGTGCTGCCCGTCGACGCCGTGGACGCCGAGTTCCGCGGCCCGGACATCCCGCCGCTGGCCGTACGGGTCGCCGCCGAGTTCGCCCGCCCGGGGGAGCCGCTGCACGCCGCGCTCGTCGGGCGCGCCGCCGCCTCGGTGGTACGCGAGCCGCAGCGCTGGGCCGACCGGGGGCCGGCCGCGGTGACGCTTCAGCACCTCAAGCAGCTCTGGCACGTGCTGGTCCGGTTCGGCGTTCCGGCCTGA
- a CDS encoding MBL fold metallo-hydrolase, with translation MTARVDHAVTSGTFSLDGQTFDVDNNVWVIGDDSECVVLDAPHDVAAVREVIGDRRVLAIIATHAHDDHVRVAPELARATGAPVLLHPADRVLWDMVHPGTAPDGDLTDGQTFAVGGTTLRVLHTPGHSPGACSLYAPDLGAVFTGDTLFAGGPGATGRSYSDFGTIVESIRTRLLTLPPETVVHTGHGDDTTIGAEAPHLDEWIARGH, from the coding sequence GTGACCGCCCGCGTCGACCACGCCGTCACCTCCGGCACGTTCTCGCTCGACGGCCAGACGTTCGACGTGGACAACAACGTCTGGGTGATCGGTGACGACTCGGAGTGCGTCGTCCTCGACGCGCCGCACGACGTGGCGGCCGTCCGCGAGGTGATCGGTGACCGGCGGGTGCTGGCGATCATCGCCACCCACGCCCACGACGACCACGTCCGGGTCGCGCCCGAGCTGGCCCGGGCCACCGGCGCGCCGGTGCTGCTGCACCCGGCCGACCGGGTGCTGTGGGACATGGTGCACCCGGGCACGGCCCCGGACGGCGACCTCACCGACGGGCAGACGTTCGCCGTCGGCGGCACCACGCTGCGGGTGCTGCACACGCCCGGCCACAGTCCCGGCGCGTGCAGCCTGTACGCCCCCGACCTGGGCGCGGTCTTCACCGGCGACACCCTGTTCGCCGGTGGACCGGGCGCGACCGGGCGGTCGTACAGCGACTTCGGCACCATCGTCGAGTCGATCCGTACCCGGCTGCTCACGCTGCCGCCGGAGACGGTGGTGCACACGGGGCACGGCGACGACACCACGATCGGGGCCGAGGCGCCGCACCTGGACGAGTGGATCGCCCGGGGCCACTGA
- a CDS encoding S-(hydroxymethyl)mycothiol dehydrogenase, which yields MSQEVRGVVSRRKGAPVEVTTIVVPDPGPGEAVVRIQSCGVCHTDLHYREGGINDDYPFLLGHEAAGIVEQVGDGVTDVAPGDFVVLNWRAVCGQCRACRRGRPWYCFATHNATQKMTLTDGTELTPALGIGAFAEKTLVHAGQCTKVDPSARPAAVGLLGCGVMAGLGAAMNTGNVTRGDSVAVIGCGGVGDAAVAGAALAGATTIIAVDTDSRKLDWARKFGATHTVNASEDDAVEAIRAATGGFGADVVIDAVGRPETWKQAFYARDLAGTVVLVGVPTPEMTVDLPLLDVFGRGGALKSSWYGDCLPSRDFPMLTELYRQGRLDLDAFVTEEIALDQVEEAFARMHHGDVLRSVVVFP from the coding sequence GTGAGCCAGGAAGTCCGGGGAGTCGTGTCGCGGCGCAAGGGCGCGCCCGTGGAGGTCACCACCATCGTGGTGCCGGACCCGGGGCCGGGCGAGGCGGTGGTCCGCATCCAGTCGTGCGGCGTCTGCCACACCGACCTGCACTACCGCGAGGGCGGCATCAACGACGACTACCCGTTCCTGCTCGGCCACGAGGCCGCCGGCATCGTGGAGCAGGTGGGCGACGGCGTCACCGACGTGGCGCCCGGCGACTTCGTGGTGCTCAACTGGCGCGCGGTCTGCGGGCAGTGCCGGGCCTGCCGGCGCGGCCGCCCGTGGTACTGCTTCGCCACCCACAACGCGACGCAGAAGATGACGCTCACCGACGGCACCGAACTGACGCCCGCGCTCGGCATCGGCGCGTTCGCCGAGAAGACGCTCGTCCACGCCGGGCAGTGCACGAAGGTCGACCCGTCGGCCCGGCCGGCGGCGGTCGGCCTGCTCGGCTGCGGCGTGATGGCCGGTCTCGGCGCGGCCATGAACACCGGCAACGTGACCCGGGGCGACTCGGTCGCGGTGATCGGCTGCGGCGGCGTCGGCGACGCGGCGGTGGCCGGCGCGGCCCTGGCCGGCGCGACCACGATCATCGCGGTGGACACCGACTCCCGAAAGCTCGACTGGGCGCGCAAGTTCGGCGCCACCCACACCGTCAACGCCTCCGAGGACGACGCGGTGGAGGCCATCCGCGCGGCCACCGGCGGCTTCGGCGCCGACGTGGTGATCGACGCGGTCGGCCGCCCGGAGACGTGGAAGCAGGCGTTCTACGCCCGCGACCTGGCCGGCACCGTCGTGCTGGTCGGCGTGCCGACCCCGGAGATGACAGTCGACCTGCCGCTGCTGGACGTCTTCGGCCGCGGCGGCGCGCTCAAGTCCAGCTGGTACGGCGACTGCCTGCCCAGCCGCGACTTCCCGATGCTGACCGAGCTGTACCGGCAGGGCCGGCTGGACCTGGACGCGTTCGTCACCGAGGAGATCGCCCTCGACCAGGTCGAGGAGGCGTTCGCCCGGATGCACCACGGCGACGTGCTGCGCTCGGTGGTGGTCTTCCCGTGA
- a CDS encoding MFS transporter, with amino-acid sequence MNAGRRPAALVYAVAVTAYLTAVFHRSSLGVAGVDAAERFHINAAALATFSVAQLAVYAAMQVPVGVLLDRYGSRRLLLAGGALMVAGQLLFAVAGDVPAAVAARVLVGLGDAMTFISVLRIVAFWFPGRRNPLLVQLTGTVGQFGAVLGAVPLVLLLHRAGWTPAFLTAAALGATVVLLVLVAVRDTPHAEHATALAPDLPTVRRQLADAWAQPGTRLGLWTHFVTQFSGAVFALLWGYPFLVQGQGFSPTAAAGMLTLMTVVTLVCGPVIAHLCSRHPFHRSVVVFAITATTAGVWAVVLAWPGRAPHWLLVALVVVLAVNGPGSMIGFDYARTFNPVHRIGSATGIVNVGGFVASIALILAVGVVLDLATPAGRDAPPLSAFRWAFAVQFLLWALGAAQVLRYRNAARRRLADERAAAAVPAAA; translated from the coding sequence GTGAACGCGGGTCGCCGCCCCGCCGCCCTGGTGTACGCGGTGGCCGTCACCGCCTATCTGACGGCCGTGTTCCACCGCAGCTCCCTCGGCGTGGCGGGGGTCGACGCGGCGGAGCGCTTCCACATCAACGCCGCCGCGCTCGCCACGTTCTCCGTCGCCCAGCTCGCCGTCTACGCCGCCATGCAGGTGCCGGTCGGGGTGCTGCTGGACCGCTACGGCTCACGCCGGCTGCTGCTTGCCGGCGGCGCGCTCATGGTGGCCGGGCAGCTCCTGTTCGCGGTGGCCGGCGATGTACCGGCCGCCGTCGCCGCCCGGGTGCTCGTCGGTCTCGGCGACGCCATGACCTTCATCAGCGTGCTGCGCATCGTCGCGTTCTGGTTCCCCGGCCGGCGCAACCCGCTCCTGGTGCAGCTCACCGGCACCGTCGGCCAGTTCGGTGCGGTGCTCGGCGCCGTACCCCTGGTGCTGCTGCTGCACCGCGCGGGCTGGACCCCGGCGTTCCTGACCGCCGCGGCGCTCGGCGCCACGGTGGTGCTGCTGGTCCTCGTCGCGGTACGCGACACCCCGCACGCCGAACACGCCACCGCGCTCGCCCCCGACCTGCCTACCGTACGGCGGCAGCTCGCCGACGCCTGGGCGCAGCCCGGCACGCGGCTGGGCCTGTGGACGCACTTCGTCACCCAGTTCTCCGGCGCGGTGTTCGCGCTTCTGTGGGGGTACCCGTTCCTCGTGCAGGGGCAGGGGTTCTCGCCGACCGCGGCGGCCGGGATGCTCACCCTGATGACAGTGGTGACGCTCGTGTGCGGGCCGGTGATCGCGCACCTGTGCTCGCGCCACCCGTTCCACCGCTCGGTGGTGGTCTTCGCGATCACCGCCACCACCGCCGGGGTGTGGGCGGTGGTCCTGGCCTGGCCCGGCCGCGCGCCGCACTGGCTGCTGGTGGCGCTTGTGGTGGTGCTCGCCGTGAACGGACCCGGCTCGATGATCGGGTTCGACTACGCCCGCACGTTCAACCCGGTGCACCGCATCGGCAGTGCCACCGGCATCGTCAACGTGGGCGGCTTCGTCGCTTCGATCGCGCTGATCCTGGCCGTCGGCGTAGTGCTCGACCTGGCCACCCCGGCCGGGAGGGACGCGCCGCCGCTGTCCGCGTTCCGCTGGGCGTTCGCCGTGCAGTTCCTGCTCTGGGCGCTCGGCGCGGCGCAGGTGCTGCGCTACCGCAACGCCGCCCGCCGCCGCCTCGCCGACGAGCGGGCCGCCGCTGCGGTGCCGGCGGCGGCCTGA
- a CDS encoding GntR family transcriptional regulator: protein MTHPSRTAPSAAERAYRHLKQAILEQVYPGGQLVSEGEVAEATGVSRTPVREALLRLETEGLVKLYPKRGALIRPVSAREIADVIEARRLVELHAADRVWPRRAELRADLARWLDEMRRAHAAGDITTLMAADRSFHAAVVEAAGNEILAELYHRLRDRQLRMGEASFRLSPGWAEVALTEHAGQLAALDGDDPQAWHDAVAAHIDTAARMLGTLR, encoded by the coding sequence ATGACGCATCCCAGCCGGACCGCGCCGTCCGCCGCCGAGCGGGCGTACCGGCACCTCAAGCAGGCCATCCTGGAACAGGTCTACCCGGGCGGCCAGCTCGTCAGCGAGGGCGAGGTCGCCGAGGCGACGGGGGTGTCCCGCACCCCGGTCCGGGAGGCGCTGCTGCGGCTGGAGACCGAAGGGCTGGTCAAGCTCTACCCGAAGCGCGGCGCGCTGATCCGGCCGGTGTCGGCCCGGGAGATCGCCGACGTGATCGAGGCCCGCCGCCTGGTCGAACTGCACGCCGCCGACCGGGTCTGGCCGCGCCGCGCCGAGCTGCGCGCCGACCTGGCCCGCTGGCTGGACGAGATGCGCCGCGCGCACGCCGCCGGTGACATCACCACCCTGATGGCCGCCGACCGCTCGTTCCACGCCGCAGTGGTCGAGGCCGCCGGCAACGAGATCCTCGCCGAGCTGTACCACCGGCTGCGCGACAGGCAGCTCCGCATGGGCGAGGCGAGCTTCCGGCTCTCACCCGGCTGGGCCGAGGTCGCCCTCACCGAGCACGCCGGCCAGCTCGCCGCGCTCGACGGCGACGACCCGCAGGCCTGGCACGACGCGGTCGCCGCGCACATCGACACCGCCGCGCGGATGCTCGGGACGCTGCGGTGA
- a CDS encoding alpha/beta fold hydrolase gives MTLALPPAGERTVDGRRTRCRISGDGPPVVLLHGIGRTLDDFTALHTELARDHLVLAVDLPGHGGSAPLDGPHTLPALAAAVARFLDVAGVTGPAHLVGNSLGGAVAMRLAADEPRRVASLALLNSAGFGREVTVALRLLAVRPLARLLLRPHPGIVRRTERAIFHDPAYVTAERLATALAVARQPHAARVMLELVRDLGTWRGVRPQWRADLLDAVAALGLPTLLVWGERDLVLPAAHLAYASTRLPEARSHLFRDTGHMPQIERTAEVEALLRELWA, from the coding sequence GTGACGCTCGCCCTGCCCCCGGCCGGCGAGCGCACCGTCGACGGGCGGCGTACCCGCTGCCGGATCAGCGGCGACGGGCCGCCCGTGGTGCTTCTACACGGCATCGGCCGTACCCTCGACGACTTCACCGCCCTGCACACGGAGCTGGCCCGCGACCACCTGGTGCTCGCGGTGGACCTGCCCGGGCACGGCGGCTCCGCGCCGCTGGACGGACCGCACACGCTCCCGGCGCTGGCCGCCGCGGTGGCCCGCTTCCTGGACGTGGCAGGGGTGACCGGCCCCGCCCACCTGGTCGGCAACTCCCTCGGCGGGGCGGTCGCGATGCGCCTGGCCGCCGACGAACCGCGGCGCGTCGCCAGCCTGGCGTTGCTCAACAGCGCCGGCTTCGGCCGCGAGGTGACGGTGGCGCTGCGGCTGCTCGCGGTACGCCCGCTGGCCCGGCTGCTGCTGCGCCCGCACCCGGGGATCGTCCGCCGGACCGAACGGGCGATCTTCCACGACCCGGCGTACGTCACCGCCGAGCGGCTCGCCACCGCGCTCGCGGTGGCCCGGCAGCCGCACGCCGCCCGGGTGATGCTGGAGCTGGTCCGCGACCTGGGCACCTGGCGCGGCGTACGCCCGCAGTGGCGCGCCGACCTGCTCGACGCGGTGGCCGCGCTCGGCCTGCCCACGCTGCTCGTCTGGGGCGAGCGCGACCTGGTCCTGCCCGCCGCGCACCTGGCGTACGCCAGCACCCGGCTGCCCGAGGCGCGCAGCCACCTGTTCCGCGACACCGGGCACATGCCGCAGATCGAGCGGACCGCCGAGGTGGAGGCGCTGCTGCGGGAGCTGTGGGCCTGA
- a CDS encoding SDR family NAD(P)-dependent oxidoreductase — MRDLVFPGGTAVLTGAASGIGAALAHGLARRGADLVLLDRDADGLAATVAAIRAAYPDRRVETHLVDLADADATDRVAAEIHSAHPRIRLLINNAGVALGGRFDQVTLEEFLWVIEINFRAVVRLTHALLPALKAEPGAHLVNVSSLFGLIAPAGQAAYAASKFAVRGFTEALRHELVDDGVGVTSVHPGGIRTRIAASARVGSGVALDEYEAGRKQFEKLLTIDPATAAEVILRGAQRRRGRVLIGWSAKLPDLLARVAPAGYGRVLALGMRLRPARRADAGVPVPSPRTGEEAGAEPGRRA, encoded by the coding sequence ATGCGTGACCTCGTCTTCCCCGGCGGCACGGCGGTGCTCACCGGCGCGGCGAGCGGCATCGGCGCGGCACTGGCCCACGGCCTGGCCCGGCGCGGCGCCGATCTGGTGCTGCTCGACCGGGACGCCGACGGCCTGGCCGCCACCGTGGCCGCGATCCGGGCCGCGTACCCGGACCGGCGGGTGGAGACCCATCTGGTCGACCTGGCCGACGCCGACGCCACCGACCGGGTCGCCGCCGAGATCCACAGTGCGCACCCCCGGATCCGCCTGCTGATCAACAACGCCGGTGTGGCGCTGGGCGGACGCTTCGACCAGGTCACCCTGGAGGAGTTCCTCTGGGTCATCGAGATCAACTTCCGGGCGGTGGTGCGCCTGACCCACGCGCTGCTGCCCGCGCTCAAGGCCGAACCCGGCGCCCACCTGGTGAACGTGTCCAGCCTGTTCGGCCTGATCGCGCCCGCCGGGCAGGCCGCGTACGCGGCGAGCAAGTTCGCCGTACGCGGGTTCACCGAGGCGCTGCGGCACGAGCTCGTCGACGACGGCGTCGGCGTCACATCGGTGCACCCGGGCGGCATCCGCACCCGGATCGCCGCCAGCGCCCGGGTGGGCAGCGGCGTGGCCCTCGACGAGTACGAGGCCGGACGCAAGCAGTTCGAGAAGCTGCTCACCATCGACCCGGCGACCGCCGCCGAGGTGATCCTGCGCGGCGCGCAGCGCCGTCGCGGCCGGGTGCTGATCGGCTGGTCGGCGAAACTGCCCGACCTGCTCGCCCGCGTCGCCCCCGCCGGGTACGGCCGGGTGCTGGCCCTGGGCATGCGCCTCCGTCCGGCCCGGCGGGCCGACGCCGGCGTGCCGGTGCCGTCTCCCCGGACCGGCGAGGAGGCCGGGGCGGAACCCGGACGCCGGGCGTGA
- a CDS encoding flavin-containing monooxygenase — protein MAADHVDVLIVGAGLSGIGAAVHLGRECPGKTYAVLEARGAIGGTWDLFRYPGIRSDSDMYTLGYSFKPWTDPKAIADGDSIRAYVRQTAREYDVERHIRFHHRAVRAEWDSATARWTVHAHRDDTGEDVTLTCAFLFTNSGYYRYDEGYTPRFPGVERYAGTLVHPQHWPDDLDYTGKRVVVIGSGATAVTLVPAMAERAAHVTMLQRSPTYVIALPSRDPFADAARRWLPPKAAYAVARWKNVTLGVANFQLSRRAPGVVKRFLRRAAKGRLPSGYDVDRHFSPRYNPWDQRLCVVPDGDLFAALSAGRASVVTDTIDTFTEQGIRLASGEELPADVVVTATGLNLLALGGMTLAVDGAEVDLASTVAYKGMMLSGVPNFAMTIGYTNASWTLKADLVATYVCRLLRHLDDTGRQIVTPLAPDTDDLVPIIDLQSGYVLRAVDQLPKQGPQAPWRLHQNYPRDVRLMRHGPLTDGVRFDRAGIPATAATTSGGTDA, from the coding sequence ATGGCCGCAGACCACGTCGACGTCCTCATCGTCGGGGCCGGCCTGTCCGGCATCGGCGCCGCCGTCCACCTCGGACGTGAGTGCCCCGGCAAGACCTACGCGGTGCTGGAGGCCCGGGGCGCCATCGGCGGCACCTGGGACCTGTTCCGCTACCCGGGCATCCGCTCCGACTCCGACATGTACACCCTCGGCTACTCGTTCAAGCCGTGGACCGACCCGAAGGCCATCGCCGACGGCGACTCCATCCGGGCGTACGTCAGGCAGACCGCCCGCGAGTACGACGTGGAGCGGCACATCCGCTTCCACCACCGGGCCGTCCGCGCCGAGTGGGACAGCGCCACCGCGCGCTGGACCGTGCACGCCCACCGCGACGACACCGGCGAGGACGTCACCCTCACCTGCGCCTTCCTGTTCACCAACTCCGGCTACTACCGCTACGACGAGGGGTACACGCCGCGGTTCCCCGGCGTCGAGCGGTACGCCGGCACGCTCGTGCACCCGCAGCACTGGCCCGACGACCTGGACTACACCGGCAAGCGGGTCGTGGTGATCGGCAGCGGCGCCACCGCCGTCACCCTGGTCCCGGCCATGGCCGAGCGGGCCGCCCACGTCACCATGCTCCAGCGCTCACCCACGTACGTGATCGCGCTGCCCTCGCGCGACCCGTTCGCCGACGCCGCGCGGCGCTGGCTGCCCCCGAAGGCCGCGTACGCGGTGGCCCGGTGGAAGAACGTCACGCTCGGCGTGGCCAACTTCCAGCTCAGCCGCCGCGCCCCCGGCGTGGTGAAGCGGTTCCTGCGCCGGGCCGCGAAGGGCCGCCTCCCGTCCGGGTACGACGTCGACAGGCACTTCTCGCCCCGCTACAACCCGTGGGACCAGCGGCTGTGCGTGGTGCCGGACGGGGACCTGTTCGCCGCGCTGAGCGCCGGCCGCGCGTCGGTGGTGACCGACACCATCGACACGTTCACCGAGCAGGGCATCCGGCTCGCCTCCGGTGAGGAGCTGCCCGCCGACGTGGTGGTCACCGCCACCGGCCTCAACCTGCTCGCGCTCGGCGGCATGACGCTGGCTGTCGACGGCGCGGAGGTCGACCTCGCCTCGACTGTCGCCTACAAGGGCATGATGCTGTCCGGCGTGCCGAACTTCGCCATGACCATCGGCTACACCAACGCCTCCTGGACGCTCAAGGCCGACCTCGTCGCCACGTACGTGTGCCGGCTGCTGCGCCACCTCGACGACACCGGCCGGCAGATCGTCACGCCGCTCGCCCCGGACACCGACGACCTGGTGCCGATCATCGACCTTCAGTCCGGCTACGTGCTGCGCGCCGTCGACCAGCTGCCCAAGCAGGGGCCGCAGGCGCCGTGGCGGCTGCACCAGAACTATCCCCGAGACGTACGCCTGATGCGGCACGGCCCGCTCACCGACGGCGTACGGTTCGACCGCGCCGGCATACCCGCCACGGCGGCCACCACCTCGGGAGGAACCGATGCGTGA
- a CDS encoding TetR/AcrR family transcriptional regulator: MTTARTPTGAAPTRGRRAGRSTGDDRETAILATAERLLAERPFADISIDDLARGAGISRPTFYFYFPSKDAVLLTLLDRVTEEADAAAGGVFERLAEDPRAHWRELIARFHATFGGHRDVVLACAQVRGTNAEVRRLWAEVLERWVRAVQAAIESERARGAAPDGLPARDLAIALNSMNERVWYATFAGDGPAVAERDVVDVLLDVWLTAIYRTATPPVTASGGTP, translated from the coding sequence ATGACGACCGCCCGTACGCCGACCGGCGCCGCGCCGACGCGCGGGCGGCGGGCCGGCCGGTCCACCGGCGACGACCGGGAGACCGCGATCCTGGCCACGGCCGAGCGGTTGCTCGCCGAGCGTCCCTTCGCCGACATCTCCATCGACGACCTGGCGCGCGGCGCGGGGATCTCCCGGCCCACGTTCTACTTCTACTTCCCGTCCAAGGACGCGGTGCTGCTCACGCTGCTCGACCGGGTCACCGAGGAGGCCGACGCCGCCGCCGGGGGCGTCTTCGAGCGGCTCGCCGAGGATCCGCGCGCCCACTGGCGGGAGCTGATCGCCCGGTTCCACGCCACGTTCGGCGGGCACCGGGACGTGGTGCTGGCCTGCGCCCAGGTGCGCGGCACCAACGCCGAGGTGCGGCGGCTCTGGGCCGAGGTGCTGGAACGCTGGGTCCGCGCGGTGCAGGCCGCGATCGAGTCCGAACGCGCCCGCGGCGCGGCCCCGGACGGGCTGCCCGCCCGGGACCTCGCCATCGCGCTGAACTCGATGAACGAGCGCGTCTGGTACGCCACGTTCGCCGGGGACGGCCCGGCGGTGGCCGAGCGGGACGTGGTGGACGTGCTGCTCGACGTGTGGCTGACCGCGATCTACCGGACCGCCACGCCGCCGGTCACCGCGTCCGGCGGAACTCCATGA
- a CDS encoding helix-turn-helix transcriptional regulator: MRASRLLSILLLLQAHGRLTAADLAARLQVSARTIYRDVEALHAAGIPLYGEAGHDGGYRLVEGWRTRLTGLTAEEADRLLFAGLPGPAAELGYQSVVAAVQLKLRAALPAPLADRAARLEQRFHLDTPGWYSDGDPSPHLAEAAEAVWRQHRLRVRYRGWRGETTRVLEPYGLVLKGGRWYLVAARPDRADPATYRVNQILDLTPLDEPFERPEFDLPAWWRAHVVEFRAGLHRDEARIRLSPRGFARLREVGSDVVVAAAEASAGPPDATGWVHAVIPIESLTHAHGDLLRLGADVEVLAPEALRTRLSETAAALAALYHPPSAPPLPG; the protein is encoded by the coding sequence ATGCGGGCCAGCCGACTCCTGTCCATCCTGCTGCTCCTCCAGGCGCACGGCCGGCTCACCGCCGCCGACCTGGCCGCCCGCCTCCAGGTGTCGGCGCGCACGATCTACCGGGACGTGGAGGCGCTGCACGCCGCGGGCATCCCGCTGTACGGCGAGGCCGGACACGACGGCGGCTACCGGCTCGTGGAGGGCTGGCGCACCCGGCTGACCGGGCTCACCGCCGAGGAGGCGGACCGCCTGCTCTTCGCCGGGCTCCCCGGGCCTGCGGCCGAGCTGGGCTACCAGTCGGTCGTCGCCGCCGTCCAGCTCAAGCTGCGGGCCGCGCTGCCCGCGCCGCTGGCCGACCGGGCGGCCCGGCTGGAACAGCGGTTCCACCTGGACACACCGGGCTGGTACTCCGACGGCGACCCGTCGCCGCACCTGGCCGAGGCCGCCGAGGCGGTGTGGCGGCAGCACCGGCTCCGGGTGCGGTACCGGGGCTGGCGGGGCGAGACGACCCGGGTCCTCGAACCGTACGGGCTGGTGCTCAAAGGCGGACGCTGGTACCTGGTCGCCGCCCGGCCGGACCGCGCCGACCCGGCCACCTACCGGGTCAACCAGATCCTGGACCTGACCCCGCTGGACGAGCCGTTCGAGCGGCCGGAGTTCGACCTGCCGGCGTGGTGGCGCGCGCACGTGGTGGAGTTCCGGGCCGGCCTGCACCGCGACGAGGCGCGCATCCGGCTGTCGCCACGCGGGTTCGCCCGGCTGCGCGAGGTCGGCAGCGACGTGGTGGTGGCCGCCGCCGAGGCGAGCGCCGGCCCGCCCGACGCCACCGGCTGGGTGCACGCGGTCATCCCGATCGAGTCGCTCACCCACGCCCACGGCGACCTGCTCCGGCTCGGCGCCGACGTGGAGGTCCTCGCCCCGGAGGCGCTGCGCACCCGCCTGTCCGAAACCGCCGCCGCCCTGGCTGCCCTCTACCACCCGCCCTCCGCCCCGCCTCTCCCCGGTTGA